The Microthrixaceae bacterium sequence CACCTCCACCGCGGTGTTGTCGAACAACCGCCTCACGCTCGGGGTCGGGCTGTCGCCGTGGCCAGAGGATTTCACGATCACGCAGTCGCAATGGAGGGCCCGCGGCAGACGCATGGACGAGATGATCGACATCGTCTCCGGACTGTGCCGGCCCTCTGCCGACGAAGGGTCACCCAGCACCGACTTCTTCGAGTACTCCGGTTCGTTCTATGAAATCCCCGCCATCAAGATGTGTCCGGCGCCGACCCGCAAGGTTCCAATCCTGATCGGCGGCCAAAGCGACGCCGCGTTGAAGCGGGCGGCGCGCGTGGGCGACGGCTGGATGCACGCAGGAATGGGTGACGGCTCCGACCTCGGCGAGCAGATCGCGACCCTGTCTCGGTATCGCACCGAGTTCGGGCGCTGCGACGAGCCCTTCGAGATTCACGTCATCAGCCTCGACGCCTACTCCGTCGACGGGGTGAAACGTCTTGAGGATCTCGGGGTCACCGATGTGATCGTCGGCTTCCGCGACCCCTATTCGATGCCCGACACTCCCCTTCAACCGAAACTCGACGCCTTGCGACGCTTCGCCGACCAGGTCATCGCCAAGGTTTGAGCGCGTCCGGCCGGCGCAGCGCGCGTCTACGGGTGTGTGGGCACCGCGGGTCGTGCACGTTCGGAGAAGTTGTTGTTGCGATCCATCGCATGCACAAAGGCGCTGGACACGCGCTCGGTATCGACGGTGTAGGAGGTCGTGTCGGCGGGCAGCCACTTCTCCGCTCCATCGATGTTCAGCCAGTAACCCGACAGGCCGGACGCTCCGACCGCAGGAAGGTCCTCGACCCCATCCCAACTGAGCGTCACCTCGTAGCCGGTTGCGGTCTCGGCGCCGTAGGTCAGCTGGACGTTTGCCGGTGCCGGAGGGGCGACGTCGTCTCCCCCACCGATCGTGCGCGATGCGGGCCCGGCGTAGTTGCCGGCGCGGTCGATTCCCCGCACGTGGTAGGTGGTCGGCCCGTCGACGACGTGTGGATCGAACCACGTGGTCGTGTC is a genomic window containing:
- a CDS encoding TIGR03619 family F420-dependent LLM class oxidoreductase, which encodes MRFSYAESLCDVTHYVSLAQAAEEAGWHSMVVPDSVAYPRDSDSKYPYNGTGEREFLDDQPFIEPFVLIPTLAAVTERIKFATFVLKLAIRQPVIVAKQATSTAVLSNNRLTLGVGLSPWPEDFTITQSQWRARGRRMDEMIDIVSGLCRPSADEGSPSTDFFEYSGSFYEIPAIKMCPAPTRKVPILIGGQSDAALKRAARVGDGWMHAGMGDGSDLGEQIATLSRYRTEFGRCDEPFEIHVISLDAYSVDGVKRLEDLGVTDVIVGFRDPYSMPDTPLQPKLDALRRFADQVIAKV